A region from the Nitrospirota bacterium genome encodes:
- the metG gene encoding methionine--tRNA ligase, translated as MNRLFYVTTPIYYVNDVPHIGHAYTTIAADILARYNRLKGKDVFFLTGTDEHGQKVEKAAQEKALKPKEHADAMVANYRRLWQKLDISNDAFIRTTDPEHISTVQSILGKLYEKGEIEKRLYSGWYCVPDERFWTEKEVIEGKCPDCKRHVDQISEENFFFLMSKYQEKLIRYIEENPSFISPETRKNEVLGFLKNNVLGDLCISRPRHRLSWGIPLPFDNGFVTYVWFDALLNYYSATQYLAPKSLQERKLPPDYWWPPDHHLIGKDILTTHAIYWSAMLMALEMPLPRNIFAHGWWTVEGKKMSKSFRNVVDPGKVVDEYGADPFRYFLFREVPFGLDGDFSDQALINRFNTELANDLGNLLSRTLTMIEKYCEGKIPFPPPYTSDSETDFSREIQLKNLAENIYAEFDRSIEKLSFGHALDRIWLTVNEANKLIEDEAPWILWKEGREMKLSGVLYALAETLRIIAIFLSPFMPSTADRIWKQLNIKDELAGTLLHAEREWGRLTPGTLVNKGPALFPRIQKKDR; from the coding sequence GTGAACCGCCTGTTCTATGTCACGACACCTATCTATTATGTGAACGACGTTCCCCATATCGGACACGCATACACGACCATTGCTGCAGATATTCTCGCAAGGTACAACAGACTGAAGGGAAAAGATGTGTTTTTCCTCACGGGAACAGACGAGCATGGCCAGAAAGTGGAGAAGGCTGCACAGGAAAAGGCACTGAAACCAAAAGAACATGCGGACGCCATGGTTGCAAATTACCGCAGGCTCTGGCAAAAACTCGATATCAGCAACGATGCATTCATCCGCACAACAGATCCTGAACATATCAGCACAGTGCAGTCAATACTGGGAAAGCTGTACGAAAAAGGAGAAATAGAAAAAAGACTCTATTCCGGATGGTACTGCGTGCCTGATGAGCGGTTCTGGACCGAAAAAGAGGTTATCGAAGGCAAATGTCCTGACTGCAAAAGACATGTGGACCAGATCTCGGAAGAAAATTTTTTCTTCCTGATGTCAAAGTATCAGGAGAAACTCATCAGATATATTGAGGAGAACCCGTCATTTATCTCTCCTGAGACAAGAAAAAACGAGGTGCTCGGCTTCCTGAAGAACAACGTGCTCGGAGACCTCTGCATCTCAAGGCCAAGGCACAGGCTTTCCTGGGGGATACCACTGCCTTTCGACAACGGTTTTGTCACCTATGTCTGGTTCGATGCGCTTCTGAACTATTATTCGGCAACCCAGTACCTTGCCCCGAAATCCCTTCAGGAGAGGAAACTTCCGCCGGATTACTGGTGGCCGCCGGACCACCATCTTATCGGGAAAGACATTCTGACGACTCATGCGATCTACTGGTCTGCAATGCTGATGGCGCTTGAAATGCCTCTCCCCAGAAATATCTTCGCCCACGGATGGTGGACAGTCGAAGGGAAAAAGATGTCCAAGTCATTCCGAAACGTCGTTGATCCGGGCAAGGTGGTCGATGAATACGGAGCGGATCCTTTCAGGTATTTTCTTTTCCGGGAAGTCCCGTTCGGGCTGGACGGAGATTTTTCCGATCAGGCATTAATCAACAGATTCAATACTGAACTCGCCAACGATCTCGGAAATCTCCTGAGCAGAACACTGACCATGATCGAGAAGTATTGTGAAGGAAAGATTCCCTTCCCTCCCCCGTATACCTCTGATAGCGAAACCGATTTTTCCAGGGAGATCCAGCTCAAGAACCTTGCAGAAAATATCTATGCAGAATTCGACCGTTCAATAGAAAAACTCTCGTTTGGCCATGCCCTGGACCGGATCTGGCTCACGGTCAATGAGGCGAATAAACTGATCGAGGATGAAGCTCCGTGGATCCTGTGGAAGGAAGGCAGGGAGATGAAACTTTCAGGAGTGCTTTATGCACTTGCCGAGACACTAAGGATCATTGCGATATTTCTCTCCCCCTTCATGCCGTCCACTGCAGACAGGATATGGAAACAGCTGAATATCAAGGACGAACTGGCAGGGACCCTGCTCCATGCAGAACGGGAATGGGGCAGACTCACACCGGGAACCCTTGTCAATAAAGGGCCTGCCCTGTTTCCAAGGATCCAGAAAAAAGACAGATAA
- the ricT gene encoding regulatory iron-sulfur-containing complex subunit RicT, with the protein MPDAVGVRFKPCGKIYEFAVDGIEVTKGDYVVVESELGINIGRVVTERHPAEDPEKKLKIIIRKATEEDFLQKEENRKLENEARENCIERIMARGLPMKLICTEATLDKRRIIFYFTAEKRIDFRELVKDLASKFKTRIEMRQIGVRDGARIIGNIGICGRELCCTRFLTSFEPISIKMAKKQELVLNTGKLSGACGRLMCCLGFEYSEAFAEDTALPGEETLAVTEEETGEFVVASSEAPAETPEPAAQPVTARSGASREGQQTPKSRKKEKSRRWYMKKRRKKAQQKKDPQ; encoded by the coding sequence ATGCCTGATGCGGTAGGAGTGCGCTTTAAACCCTGTGGAAAGATCTACGAATTCGCAGTCGACGGGATTGAGGTGACCAAGGGAGATTACGTGGTCGTGGAATCTGAACTCGGCATAAACATAGGCAGGGTCGTGACAGAACGCCATCCCGCAGAAGACCCCGAGAAAAAACTGAAAATCATTATCCGCAAGGCAACGGAAGAGGATTTCCTCCAGAAGGAGGAAAACAGGAAACTCGAAAATGAAGCAAGGGAAAACTGCATCGAACGGATTATGGCGCGCGGCCTCCCCATGAAACTCATCTGCACAGAGGCAACCCTTGACAAGAGGCGCATCATTTTCTATTTCACTGCAGAAAAAAGGATCGACTTCAGGGAGCTCGTAAAGGACCTTGCGTCAAAATTCAAGACCAGGATTGAGATGAGACAGATTGGGGTAAGGGATGGGGCAAGGATAATCGGGAACATCGGCATCTGCGGAAGAGAGCTCTGCTGCACCCGGTTCCTCACTTCATTTGAACCCATTTCGATCAAGATGGCAAAAAAACAGGAACTCGTACTGAATACAGGCAAGCTGTCCGGGGCGTGCGGAAGACTCATGTGTTGTTTGGGATTTGAGTATTCTGAAGCATTTGCGGAAGACACTGCCCTGCCGGGCGAGGAGACCCTTGCAGTGACTGAAGAAGAAACGGGCGAATTCGTTGTTGCCTCAAGCGAGGCTCCCGCAGAAACACCTGAACCTGCTGCGCAACCGGTAACCGCCCGCAGCGGTGCCTCCCGGGAGGGGCAGCAAACCCCGAAATCACGGAAAAAGGAAAAAAGCAGGCGCTGGTATATGAAAAAACGCAGGAAAAAAGCGCAACAGAAAAAGGACCCGCAGTAA
- the holB gene encoding DNA polymerase III subunit delta': MALHDIIGQDRAVQILRKTIGRGRLPSSYLFAGESGIGKKLTAVSLAKALNCLTPGQGTATLESDSCDVCSSCRKIDSGTHPDFLFIAPEGGRIRIEEIRAVDDRLSLKALEGRYKVVIVDDADAMNQFAANAFLKTLEEPPDDSLIILVTSNPDSLPDTIRSRCSRINFSPLSHEDCGHVIERAFSQQAADSRKSPGQKGRKSPRTQPAPDGERLALLMRLSMGRPGRVISGDILEERDWFLQLFRDMLHTEKDGWASREEMERWFEMLFIFLRDMVFAKMGRDSALINIDLREYLHKLSSSLDIKVIIESYQRLHVLKGYLFFNLNKSLTWNYSGALLRTTMDDINA, encoded by the coding sequence ATGGCATTGCACGACATTATAGGGCAAGACAGGGCTGTCCAGATCCTTCGTAAGACCATCGGGAGAGGCAGGCTCCCCTCTTCCTATCTCTTTGCGGGTGAATCCGGCATCGGGAAGAAACTGACAGCCGTCAGTCTTGCAAAGGCATTGAACTGCCTCACCCCCGGACAGGGAACAGCAACCTTGGAATCTGATTCGTGCGACGTCTGTTCCTCATGCAGAAAAATCGATTCAGGCACACATCCCGACTTCCTTTTTATCGCCCCGGAAGGTGGCAGGATAAGGATTGAGGAAATCCGGGCTGTTGATGACAGGCTTTCTCTGAAAGCGCTTGAAGGAAGATATAAGGTTGTCATTGTTGATGATGCAGATGCCATGAACCAGTTTGCGGCAAATGCCTTTCTGAAAACGCTCGAGGAACCTCCCGACGACAGCCTGATAATTCTCGTCACCTCAAACCCCGACAGCCTGCCGGACACTATCAGATCCCGGTGTTCACGGATCAATTTCTCCCCGCTTTCACATGAAGACTGCGGCCACGTAATAGAAAGGGCTTTCAGTCAGCAGGCAGCAGACAGCCGGAAATCCCCCGGGCAGAAAGGCAGGAAATCTCCCCGCACACAGCCAGCTCCTGACGGCGAACGCCTGGCTCTGCTGATGCGTCTCTCAATGGGAAGACCGGGCAGAGTGATTTCGGGCGATATCCTTGAAGAAAGGGATTGGTTCCTGCAACTCTTCAGGGACATGCTCCATACGGAAAAAGACGGCTGGGCATCCCGTGAGGAAATGGAACGGTGGTTTGAGATGCTGTTCATCTTCCTCCGGGACATGGTATTTGCAAAAATGGGACGTGATTCCGCGCTTATCAATATCGACCTAAGGGAATATTTGCATAAGTTAAGCAGTTCTCTCGATATAAAGGTTATAATAGAAAGTTACCAAAGGCTTCATGTCTTGAAAGGGTATTTATTCTTTAATCTGAACAAATCCCTCACATGGAACTATTCAGGTGCCCTGCTGAGGACAACAATGGATGATATCAATGCCTGA
- a CDS encoding OmpA family protein, translated as MNNIVNPSRAANTSLLLVFGVILIISAFLLTGCASAPEKNAALARARSAYEQARANPEIAKIAPVSMHEASQALKKAEQAKDSDEIEHLAYIAERRSWIAVAEAEQKIAQKAEEELIIQKENIEREARLFESRTSADITVAQAQEADRLKQEAEAKLREIQRAKEEAEFLAIQAEKARQEAEAKAAELERAREEARIKAREADHAKKEADAKARELEMTKKAAEAKRLEAEIARAKAEKAGDAPKQLENELVALKARQEDRGVVLTLGYILFETKKAELMSGAMRTIDTLAEFLKKNPKRNVLVEGFTDSAGSEAFNLELSQMRANAVRNALTEKGIAAERITAKGYGIQFPVAGNETEAGRQQNRRVEIIILDEGVSAETMLR; from the coding sequence ATGAACAACATTGTTAACCCGTCCCGTGCAGCGAATACCAGTCTGTTATTGGTGTTTGGAGTAATACTTATCATCTCAGCGTTCCTGCTCACCGGCTGCGCATCAGCTCCTGAAAAAAACGCAGCCCTTGCACGTGCACGCTCCGCATATGAACAGGCCCGGGCAAATCCGGAGATAGCGAAAATCGCTCCCGTGTCCATGCATGAAGCTTCCCAGGCACTGAAAAAAGCCGAACAGGCCAAAGACTCTGACGAGATCGAACATCTTGCCTACATTGCGGAGAGAAGATCCTGGATAGCGGTTGCAGAAGCGGAACAAAAGATCGCGCAAAAAGCTGAGGAAGAGCTGATCATACAGAAAGAAAATATTGAGCGTGAAGCCCGTTTGTTTGAAAGCAGAACGTCAGCGGATATCACCGTGGCACAAGCACAGGAAGCTGACCGTCTGAAACAGGAGGCTGAAGCAAAACTGCGTGAGATTCAGCGTGCAAAGGAAGAGGCCGAGTTCCTGGCGATCCAGGCGGAAAAAGCGAGACAGGAAGCCGAAGCAAAAGCCGCTGAACTGGAACGGGCGAGAGAAGAGGCCCGTATAAAGGCGCGGGAAGCGGATCATGCAAAAAAGGAGGCTGATGCAAAGGCGCGGGAACTTGAGATGACAAAAAAAGCAGCTGAAGCCAAAAGGCTTGAGGCAGAAATAGCGCGCGCAAAAGCGGAAAAAGCCGGAGATGCCCCCAAACAACTGGAAAATGAACTTGTGGCACTGAAAGCCAGACAGGAAGACAGGGGGGTAGTGCTGACCCTTGGGTATATCCTCTTTGAAACAAAAAAAGCGGAGTTAATGTCAGGTGCGATGCGGACGATTGATACCCTTGCAGAATTTCTGAAGAAAAATCCGAAACGCAATGTCCTTGTCGAAGGGTTCACCGACAGCGCAGGCAGTGAAGCATTCAACCTTGAGCTTTCCCAGATGAGGGCAAATGCAGTGAGAAATGCATTAACAGAAAAGGGCATTGCCGCGGAAAGAATCACTGCAAAGGGCTATGGGATACAATTCCCTGTAGCAGGTAATGAGACGGAAGCAGGCAGACAGCAGAACCGCCGTGTCGAGATCATCATCCTCGATGAAGGAGTCAGTGCTGAAACAATGCTCCGATAG
- the tmk gene encoding dTMP kinase — MKGAFITFEGIEGTGKSTQAKLLYEYFRGRGLDVVLTAEPGGTGIGLGIRKLLLSVEHKEMLPVTELLLYNASRSQHIGEIINPALNRGALVISDRFTDSTIAYQGYGRGIDLQLLDAIDCIATGRMRPGITLLLDIDVETGLMRNRDINKADRFELEDAAFHEKVRAGYRRLAAEEPGRIKIIDATGSIGELHGRIVRIVSDHTGY; from the coding sequence ATGAAGGGCGCTTTCATAACATTCGAAGGGATAGAGGGGACAGGCAAGTCGACCCAGGCGAAACTCCTTTACGAATATTTCAGGGGGAGAGGGTTGGATGTCGTCCTGACCGCAGAGCCCGGTGGTACCGGAATCGGGCTCGGGATAAGGAAACTCCTTCTTTCCGTCGAACACAAAGAAATGCTGCCGGTTACGGAGCTTCTCCTCTACAATGCTTCGCGCTCACAGCATATCGGAGAAATCATCAACCCTGCACTCAACAGAGGTGCCCTGGTCATAAGTGACAGGTTCACAGACTCCACAATTGCGTATCAGGGGTATGGAAGGGGCATTGATTTGCAGCTTCTCGATGCAATTGACTGCATCGCTACAGGGAGAATGAGACCCGGCATCACCCTTCTCCTTGACATCGATGTGGAAACAGGATTGATGAGGAACAGGGACATCAACAAGGCAGACAGGTTTGAGCTGGAGGACGCAGCGTTTCATGAAAAGGTGAGAGCCGGATATCGCCGTCTCGCCGCAGAAGAACCCGGAAGGATTAAAATTATCGACGCCACCGGAAGCATAGGTGAACTACATGGCAGAATAGTCAGGATAGTCTCAGACCATACAGGCTACTGA
- a CDS encoding AURKAIP1/COX24 domain-containing protein produces MGNVKKWRKKKMSKHKHKKLRKKTKFQRRKSK; encoded by the coding sequence GTGGGCAACGTAAAAAAATGGCGTAAGAAAAAAATGAGCAAACACAAACACAAAAAACTCAGGAAAAAGACAAAGTTCCAGAGAAGAAAGAGCAAATAA